From a single Oligoflexus sp. genomic region:
- a CDS encoding pyruvate dehydrogenase complex E1 component subunit beta produces the protein MAVLTFREALGQAMAEEMERDPNVFLMGEEVGLYNGAYKVSKGLLDRFGPRRVWDSPISELGFAGLGVGAAMTGTRPIIEFMTWNFGIQALDQIVNHAAKMLYMSGGQFNVPIVFRGPNGAAHMLAAQHSQAYEPMLTNIPGLKVVTCSTPYDGKGLLKAAIRDNNPVLFLESEMMYGMKGEVPDEEYIIPLGVGDIKREGTDVTLIAWNKILHKTMEAAEALAKEGISAEVLDPRTLQPLDEDLIFASVRKTHRLVIVEEAWSFGSVGSQIADRVQKECFDELDAPIGRVTNEFVPMPYNEAQEERTVPSVERIVAAVKEALYL, from the coding sequence ATGGCAGTTTTAACATTTCGTGAAGCCCTGGGTCAGGCGATGGCCGAAGAGATGGAACGCGATCCTAACGTGTTCCTGATGGGCGAAGAAGTTGGTCTTTATAATGGTGCGTACAAGGTTTCGAAGGGTCTTTTGGACCGCTTCGGGCCGCGTCGCGTGTGGGATTCTCCTATTTCTGAACTTGGCTTTGCCGGTTTGGGAGTGGGCGCGGCGATGACCGGCACACGGCCGATCATTGAATTCATGACCTGGAACTTCGGTATCCAGGCTTTGGATCAGATCGTGAACCACGCGGCGAAGATGCTTTATATGTCCGGTGGACAATTCAATGTGCCCATCGTGTTCCGCGGTCCCAACGGTGCCGCGCACATGCTTGCGGCGCAGCATAGCCAGGCTTATGAGCCCATGCTCACCAATATCCCTGGTTTGAAGGTCGTCACGTGTTCGACGCCTTATGATGGCAAGGGTCTTTTGAAAGCCGCGATCCGGGATAACAACCCTGTGCTGTTCCTGGAAAGCGAGATGATGTACGGCATGAAGGGCGAAGTGCCGGACGAGGAATATATCATTCCTTTGGGCGTTGGCGACATCAAGCGTGAAGGCACGGATGTGACGCTGATCGCCTGGAACAAGATTCTGCACAAAACCATGGAAGCCGCCGAAGCTTTGGCCAAGGAAGGTATTTCCGCCGAGGTTTTGGATCCGCGTACGCTCCAGCCTTTGGATGAAGACTTGATCTTCGCATCGGTGCGGAAGACCCATCGACTTGTGATCGTTGAGGAAGCGTGGAGCTTTGGTTCGGTCGGCTCGCAGATTGCCGATCGCGTGCAGAAGGAATGCTTCGATGAACTCGACGCACCCATCGGCCGGGTTACCAACGAATTTGTTCCCATGCCTTACAACGAGGCTCAGGAGGAGCGCACAGTTCCTTCCGTGGAACGTATTGTGGCAGCGGTGAAAGAAGCCCTTTACCTTTAA
- the pdhA gene encoding pyruvate dehydrogenase (acetyl-transferring) E1 component subunit alpha: MTAKKKTPLERDLLVKMYKDMALFRRFEERVGLAYTKQKFSGFCHLHIGQEALAVGVQSALRDTDYMLSGYRSHTQAIGKGISPEAVMAELFGKVDGCCRGKGGSMHMFSKEHRFLGGHGIVGGQTPIAAGVGFSIRYRNEDDICVCYMGDAATNQGQFFEAMNMAATWDLPVLFIIENNKYGMGTDIRRTTSVDALWKRALAFDMAHSDVDGMNVVTVHEHVKAIVDQMRKDHKPYLLEALTYRYRGHSVSDPGTYRTKEEVEDYQKNRDPIMQLERFMSEQKLATEAEFKAWDNEAKERVKAAEEFADNSPNPPVEELWDHVLVP, from the coding sequence ATGACTGCGAAGAAGAAGACTCCCTTGGAGCGGGATCTCCTTGTCAAAATGTACAAGGACATGGCCCTGTTCCGCAGATTTGAGGAGCGTGTAGGTCTGGCCTACACCAAGCAGAAGTTTTCCGGCTTCTGTCACCTTCACATCGGCCAGGAAGCACTGGCTGTTGGGGTGCAGAGTGCTCTCCGTGACACTGATTACATGCTCAGCGGCTATCGCTCCCACACGCAGGCTATTGGCAAAGGCATCTCGCCTGAGGCGGTGATGGCTGAACTCTTCGGCAAGGTCGATGGGTGCTGCCGTGGCAAAGGCGGTTCGATGCACATGTTCAGCAAGGAACATCGTTTCCTTGGCGGTCACGGCATCGTCGGTGGACAGACACCGATTGCGGCAGGCGTGGGTTTCTCCATTCGCTACCGCAACGAAGACGATATCTGCGTGTGCTACATGGGTGACGCCGCGACCAACCAGGGTCAGTTTTTCGAAGCGATGAACATGGCGGCGACCTGGGATCTGCCCGTGCTCTTCATCATTGAAAACAACAAGTACGGCATGGGCACCGACATCCGTCGCACCACTTCGGTGGATGCGCTCTGGAAGCGGGCTCTTGCCTTTGATATGGCTCATTCCGATGTCGATGGCATGAACGTCGTGACGGTTCACGAGCATGTGAAAGCCATCGTCGATCAGATGCGCAAGGATCATAAGCCTTATCTCCTTGAGGCCCTCACCTACCGCTATCGCGGTCATTCGGTGTCGGATCCCGGAACTTACCGGACCAAAGAGGAAGTGGAAGATTATCAGAAGAACCGCGATCCCATCATGCAGCTTGAACGCTTCATGAGCGAGCAGAAGCTGGCGACGGAAGCTGAGTTCAAGGCCTGGGATAACGAGGCCAAGGAACGCGTGAAGGCAGCGGAGGAATTCGCTGACAATTCACCGAATCCGCCGGTTGAAGAGCTGTGGGACCATGTTTTGGTTCCTTGA